In Gossypium hirsutum isolate 1008001.06 chromosome D06, Gossypium_hirsutum_v2.1, whole genome shotgun sequence, one genomic interval encodes:
- the LOC121218650 gene encoding zinc finger Ran-binding domain-containing protein 2 has translation MSRPGDWNCRSCQHLNFQRRDNCQRCGESRYGIRVGSTLGFTAGSDVRPGDWYCTAGNCGTHNFASRSTCFNCGAFKDESGGGFDFDMSRSRGFGGNRSGWKSGDWICTRLGCNEHNFASRMECFRCSAPREFNNRTSY, from the coding sequence ATGAGCAGGCCAGGAGATTGGAACTGCAGGTCATGCCAACACCTCAACTTCCAAAGGAGGGACAACTGCCAACGTTGCGGTGAATCTCGATACGGTATTAGAGTCGGCTCGACATTGGGGTTCACCGCAGGCTCGGACGTTCGACCTGGTGACTGGTATTGCACGGCTGGAAACTGCGGCACCCACAATTTCGCGAGCCGGTCTACTTGTTTCAATTGCGGCGCGTTCAAGGACGAGTCGGGTGGAGGTTTCGACTTCGACATGTCTCGATCAAGAGGGTTCGGAGGTAACCGATCCGGCTGGAAATCAGGGGATTGGATATGTACCAGGTTAGGGTGCAATGAACATAATTTTGCTAGCAGAATGGAATGTTTCAGATGCAGTGCTCCAAGAGAATTCAACAATAGAACTTCATATTAA
- the LOC121218651 gene encoding late embryogenesis abundant protein 2: protein MSSQSTPQNITDKVEEMADQAQMKKDETMSQTSMNSQSSDQNASYTSQASNLLQQTGEQMKNMAQGAAEAVKNTLGMNSATNNASNAPDTNHPSNPFSRD, encoded by the exons ATGTCAAGCCAAAGTACACCTCAGAATATTACAGACAAGGTTGAAGAAATGGCTGATCAAGCTCAG ATGAAGAAGGATGAGACGATGAGCCAAACATCCATGAACTCTCAGTCTTCTGATCAGAATGCTAGTTATACTTCCCAGGCCTCCAACTTACTTCAACAG ACAGGAGAGCAAATGAAGAACATGGCACAAGGAGCTGCTGAAGCAGTAAAGAACACTTTGGGAATGAACAGTGCTACTAATAATGCTTCTAATGCCCCGGACACCAACCATCCAAGTAACCCATTTTCCAGGGATTGA